Proteins from a genomic interval of Channa argus isolate prfri chromosome 11, Channa argus male v1.0, whole genome shotgun sequence:
- the LOC137136130 gene encoding regulator of G-protein signaling 3-like isoform X7 translates to MSAEEPQDPEPEARTQKALCLCRSSQFGTRTTVWTGSKPGAEIQMARTGVRVALIKKTRIQTAVQNLEQRGSKLAKGLSLKEQTDPDFRGDPILDQRCLTPDRQTRIKESTSELRLWSTASLVPYRFSDTTTNNEKKRNPGPQTPRRKDRAPRTRPTSMGRKNDVKTRRRKKIHPSMLRGRGQLRLSITPEAGHLIIHIHEALGLLGKSHRSCDSYVKLTVTSDLGYSVGMKTHTVLNNKNPKYDQSFRLCISDDLLLDRLLVSVFRRPCSSRCSQLVGCMSFGISSLVLSNKLIIGWFYLLGEEFGCSKHLRVTSERNRPMRCLKENKQTEKADLRRTPDSAPDTIINHVTTSTTAGLKDLKDCSLTSSPSPSFDPPNTNQCQERRDSSSHQRLLVSIIRGQDGFGFTISSDCPVRVQAVDPGGPAHQSGLHQGDSILQLNGLPVETWKCVDLAHAIRSCSAQIVLVVWRSLPELRSGCEGLLRPPVHNNITGRKLLRHPTHSKHGHQRGQGLRVRSSLGVLGSLWRDRKEDQEVEEEEEEDHEVTEYSPHTTTLKGTRVTSSNGDNYIILSPVNPGEQLLQPVYHDRTGTIAGQLFQTHTSRRQNPLHDPQPGLSERPFASITSTLPPPTSSTISSSALPSSCSTYQNCTIIQSHLPCTTLGTYISLAPKTVIFPVFVQPLDLCSPDRTLLMSEEMILHQADLLPAKVTVLIYNDLLLLTREDEANRCNVLQSPVYLNTLQLREVSSEPLHIYFLQNSQTCCRRLFSLECFSIEQKVRVTLCLHDNIQLQMVTTDPAPCHQLPDLPSDFGLLSLGQSNHLLRPSSPYSALCDTLKAPSPTLYFPSSHFSTTPPPPPFSSFSSYTSSSPVPRVINTLPHRLLSAPISSSSTLGSPFWKERGRAEEEDRQKRRQEEEVEERQQGEGESASETSENVGSVGRQDYLLRPHCFNMKEGEGEESVEDEKDEEGAPEKLTSSFRPAVLRRSLSEGSLLQEPRSPRFLSDSTIHRLTRPVTFDLDPELEQDLRPPSPHTLRKQLTREGGSLYHMLLLLNGNKEPESKNFELRKKTKSLAADVRSRLLFLRRRRNSSWFSSNSLEKALRNNRPSAGEVLSWAEGLETLLTNQSFLLSFYWSDGLAVFRHFLRSEFSEENLDFWLAVERFKKTRPLSKMATRAEKIYAEFISTSAVRQVNVDSSVRESTSRALRLGIHPASFQLAQNQIFGLMESDSYPRFLRSHLYAQLANQRTAMVLASQDAARSVTQS, encoded by the exons ATGTCTGCCGAGGAGCCCCAGGACCCAGAACCTGAAGCTAGAACCCAGAAG gctctgtgtctctgcagatCTTCACAGTTCGGAACCAGGACCACAGTCTGGACTGGATCTAAACCTGGAGCTGAGATCCAGATGGCTAGAACAGGAGTCAGAGTGGCCCTGATCAAGAAAACCAGGATCCAAACTGCAGTCCAGAACTTGGAGCAAAGAGGGTCAAAACTGGCTAAGGGTTTGAGTCTCAAAGAACAGACTGATCCTGATTTTCGAGGAGACCCAATTCTGGATCAGAGGTGTCTTACTCCAGACAGACAAACCAGGATCAAAGAGTCCACATCTGAG CTTAGGTTGTGGTCCACAGCAAGTCTGGTTCCTTATAGGTTTTCAGACACCACgacaaacaatgaaaagaagAGAAACCCAGGTCCGCAGACCCCAAGAAGAAAGGATAGGGCACCAAGAACCAGACCCACTTCAATGGGGAGGAAAAATGATGTCAAGACTCGGAGGAGGAAGAAGATCCACCCATCTATGCTCAGAGGGAGAG GTCAGCTACGGTTGTCAATCACTCCAGAAGCGGGACACCTCATCATTCACA TCCATGAGGCCCTTGGGCTGCTGGGAAAATCCCACAGATCATGTGACTCCTATGTGAAG ctgaCGGTGACCTCTGATCTTGGCTACAGTGTCgggatgaaaacacacacagttctcaACAACAAGAACCCAAAATATGACCAGAGCTTCAGACT gtgCATCAGTGATGACCTCCTCCttgacaggttgttggtttcaGTGTTCAGGCGACCATGTTCCAGCAG GTGCAGTCAGCTGGTCGGCTGTATGAGCTTCGGGATCAGTTCCCTTGTTTTGTCCAATAAG CTCATCATTGGTTGGTTCTACCTGCTGGGGGAGGAGTTTGGATGTAGCAAACACCTGAGAGTCACATCAGAGCGAAACAGACCAATGAGATGCTTAAAggagaacaaacaaacagagaagg CAGACCTCAGGAGGACTCCGGACTCTGCTCCAGATACCATCATAAACCATGTCACCACGTCCACCACTGCTGGACTGAAAGACCTGAAAGACTGCAGCCTTACCAGCAGTCCCTCCCCGAGCTTTGACCCACCTAACACTAACCAGTGccaagagaggagagacagcAGCAGCCATCAGCGACTACTG gtGAGCATCATTCGGGGACAAGATGGTTTTGGCTTTACCATCTCCTCTGACTGTCCAGTGCGAGTCCAGGCTGTCGACCCTG GAGGTCCAGCTCATCAATCTGGACTCCATCAAGGAGACTCGATCCTGCAGCTAAATGGACTTCCTGTAGAAACCTGGAAGTGTGTAGACCTTGCCCATGCTATCAG GAGTTGCTCGGCTCAGATTGTGTTAGTTGTGTGGAGAAGTTTACCTGAGCTTAGGTCAGGATGTGAAGGTTTACTCCGTCCACCAGTACACAACAAT ATAACAGGCAGAAAGTTGCTGCGTCACCCCACCCACAGTAAACATGGCCACCAACGGGGTCAGGGGTTGAGAGTTCGGTCTAGTTTGGGGGTCCTGGGTTCTCTGTGGAGGGACAGGAAGGAGGACCAGGAAGtcgaggaggaagaggaggaagaccaCGAGGTGACAGAGTATTCCCCGCACACCACCACACTAAAGGGCACCCGTGTGACATCATCAAATGGAGACAACTACATTATCCTGTCACCAGTTAATCCAGGAGAACAG ctCCTCCAACCAGTTTATCATGATAGGACCGGGACAATCG CAGGCCAGCTGTTCCAGACTCACACCAGCAGAAGACAGAACCCACTCCATGACCCCCAACCTGGATTGTCAGAACGACCATTCGCCAGCATCACATCCACCCTGCCCCCGCCCACCTCCTCCACTATATCTTCTTCAGCACTACCCAGTAGCTGCAGCACCTATCAAAACTGCACCATCATTCAATCACATCTCCCCTGCACTACCCTCGGAACTTACATCAGCCTGGCACCAAAGACCGTCATCTTCCCTGTCTTTGTCCAG CCTCTGGATCTTTGCAGCCCCGACAGAACCCTGCTGATGTCAGAGGAAATGATTCTACACCAGGCCGACCTGCTGCCTGCCAAG GTTACAGTGTTGATCTACAATGACCTGCTGCTATTAACAAGAGAGGATGAAGCTAATCGCTGCAACGTCCTACAGAGTCCTGTGTACCTGAACACACTGCAGCTCAGAGAGG tgtcatCTGAGCCGCTCCACATTTACTTCCTACAAAACTCTCAGACATGTTGCCGTCGTCTCTTCAGTCTTGAGTGTTTTAGCATTGAGCAGAAAGTCCGAGTCACTCtctgtctccatgacaacatCCAGCTACAAATGGTCACCACAGACCCGGCACCATGCCATCAG CTCCCAGACCTCCCCTCTGATTTTGGCCTCCTCTCTCTTGGTCAGTCCAACCACCTCCTCCGCCCCTCCTCTCCCTACTCCGCCCTTTGTGACACTCTTAAAGCTCCCTCCCCTACTCTTTATTTCCCCAGCTCTCACTTCTCcaccacccctcctcctcccccgttctcctctttctcttcataCACTTCCTCCTCACCTGTCCCCAGGGTCATTAACACTTTACCTCACCGCCTCCTATCTGCTCCTATCTCATCCTCCTCCACCCTTGGGAGTCCATTTtggaaggagagaggaagagcagaagAGGAGGACAGGCAGAAGaggaggcaggaggaggaggtggaggaacGGCAGCAAGGCGAAGGGGAGAGTGCCTCAGAAACATCAGAGAATGTGGGAAGTGTAGGGAGGCAAGACTACCTGCTCAGGCCACACTGCTTCAACAtgaaggagggggagggggaggagagtgTTGAAGATGAGAAGGATGAGGAAGGTGCACCAGAGAAGTTGACGTCTTCTTTTAGACCTGCAG TCTTGCGTCGCTCGTTGTCTGAGGGTTCTTTGCTGCAGGAACCCCGATCACCTCGCTTCCTGTCTGACAGCACTATTCATCGACTTACCCGccctgtgacctttgaccttgacCCTGAATTGGAACAAGATCTCCGGCCTCCCTCGCCCCACACCCTAAGGAAACAGTTGACCAGAGAGGGGGGGTCTCTTTACCACATGTTGTTGCTGCTCAATGGCAACAAG GAACCAGAATCCAAAAACTTTGAACTGAGGAAGAAGACCAAAAGTCT AGCTGCAGATGTTAGGAGTCGCCTGTTGTTTCTACGAAGACGTAGAAACAGTTCCTGGTTCAGTAGCAACAGTTTGGAGAAGGCTCTACGAAACAACAG accATCTGCAGGGGAGGTGTTAAGCTGGGCAGAGGGACTGGAGACTCTGTTGACGAATCAGT CCTTCCTGCTGTCCTTTTATTGGTCAGATGGTCTGGCAGTCTTCCGTCACTTCCTGAGGTCAGAGTTCAGTGAAGAGAACCTAGACTTTTGGTTGGCTGTGGAGAGGTTCAAGAAGACACGCCCCCTTAGCAAAATGGCCACCAGAGCTGAAAAAATCTATGCTGAGTTTATTTCCACCTCTGCAGTGAGACAG GTCAATGTGGACTCATCTGTCAGAGAGTCAACCAGTCGGGCCCTCCGTCTTGGCATTCATCCCGCCTCCTTCCAGCTGGCCCAGAATCAGATTTTCGGATTGATGGAGTCCGACAGCTACCCACGATTCTTGCGGTCCCATCTGTATGCCCAGCTGGCAAATCAGCGCACAGCCATGGTGTTGGCCAGTCAAGATGCAGCTAGGTCTGTCACCCAATCATGA
- the LOC137136130 gene encoding regulator of G-protein signaling 3-like isoform X6, which yields MHQELQCQPPAWKRRCRGEEKEMKKRKRGSFKEETDLCLPRSPRTQNLKLEPRRSSQFGTRTTVWTGSKPGAEIQMARTGVRVALIKKTRIQTAVQNLEQRGSKLAKGLSLKEQTDPDFRGDPILDQRCLTPDRQTRIKESTSELRLWSTASLVPYRFSDTTTNNEKKRNPGPQTPRRKDRAPRTRPTSMGRKNDVKTRRRKKIHPSMLRGRGQLRLSITPEAGHLIIHIHEALGLLGKSHRSCDSYVKLTVTSDLGYSVGMKTHTVLNNKNPKYDQSFRLCISDDLLLDRLLVSVFRRPCSSRCSQLVGCMSFGISSLVLSNKLIIGWFYLLGEEFGCSKHLRVTSERNRPMRCLKENKQTEKADLRRTPDSAPDTIINHVTTSTTAGLKDLKDCSLTSSPSPSFDPPNTNQCQERRDSSSHQRLLVSIIRGQDGFGFTISSDCPVRVQAVDPGGPAHQSGLHQGDSILQLNGLPVETWKCVDLAHAIRSCSAQIVLVVWRSLPELRSGCEGLLRPPVHNNITGRKLLRHPTHSKHGHQRGQGLRVRSSLGVLGSLWRDRKEDQEVEEEEEEDHEVTEYSPHTTTLKGTRVTSSNGDNYIILSPVNPGEQLLQPVYHDRTGTIAGQLFQTHTSRRQNPLHDPQPGLSERPFASITSTLPPPTSSTISSSALPSSCSTYQNCTIIQSHLPCTTLGTYISLAPKTVIFPVFVQPLDLCSPDRTLLMSEEMILHQADLLPAKVTVLIYNDLLLLTREDEANRCNVLQSPVYLNTLQLREVSSEPLHIYFLQNSQTCCRRLFSLECFSIEQKVRVTLCLHDNIQLQMVTTDPAPCHQLPDLPSDFGLLSLGQSNHLLRPSSPYSALCDTLKAPSPTLYFPSSHFSTTPPPPPFSSFSSYTSSSPVPRVINTLPHRLLSAPISSSSTLGSPFWKERGRAEEEDRQKRRQEEEVEERQQGEGESASETSENVGSVGRQDYLLRPHCFNMKEGEGEESVEDEKDEEGAPEKLTSSFRPAVLRRSLSEGSLLQEPRSPRFLSDSTIHRLTRPVTFDLDPELEQDLRPPSPHTLRKQLTREGGSLYHMLLLLNGNKEPESKNFELRKKTKSLAADVRSRLLFLRRRRNSSWFSSNSLEKALRNNRPSAGEVLSWAEGLETLLTNQSFLLSFYWSDGLAVFRHFLRSEFSEENLDFWLAVERFKKTRPLSKMATRAEKIYAEFISTSAVRQVNVDSSVRESTSRALRLGIHPASFQLAQNQIFGLMESDSYPRFLRSHLYAQLANQRTAMVLASQDAARSVTQS from the exons ATGCACCAGGAGCTCCAGTGTCAGCCTCCAGCCTGGAAGAGGAGGTGCAGGGGGGAAGAGAAGGAgatgaaaaagaggaagagagggagctTTAAGGAGGAGACAGATCTATGTCTGCCGAGGAGCCCCAGGACCCAGAACCTGAAGCTAGAACCCAGAAG atCTTCACAGTTCGGAACCAGGACCACAGTCTGGACTGGATCTAAACCTGGAGCTGAGATCCAGATGGCTAGAACAGGAGTCAGAGTGGCCCTGATCAAGAAAACCAGGATCCAAACTGCAGTCCAGAACTTGGAGCAAAGAGGGTCAAAACTGGCTAAGGGTTTGAGTCTCAAAGAACAGACTGATCCTGATTTTCGAGGAGACCCAATTCTGGATCAGAGGTGTCTTACTCCAGACAGACAAACCAGGATCAAAGAGTCCACATCTGAG CTTAGGTTGTGGTCCACAGCAAGTCTGGTTCCTTATAGGTTTTCAGACACCACgacaaacaatgaaaagaagAGAAACCCAGGTCCGCAGACCCCAAGAAGAAAGGATAGGGCACCAAGAACCAGACCCACTTCAATGGGGAGGAAAAATGATGTCAAGACTCGGAGGAGGAAGAAGATCCACCCATCTATGCTCAGAGGGAGAG GTCAGCTACGGTTGTCAATCACTCCAGAAGCGGGACACCTCATCATTCACA TCCATGAGGCCCTTGGGCTGCTGGGAAAATCCCACAGATCATGTGACTCCTATGTGAAG ctgaCGGTGACCTCTGATCTTGGCTACAGTGTCgggatgaaaacacacacagttctcaACAACAAGAACCCAAAATATGACCAGAGCTTCAGACT gtgCATCAGTGATGACCTCCTCCttgacaggttgttggtttcaGTGTTCAGGCGACCATGTTCCAGCAG GTGCAGTCAGCTGGTCGGCTGTATGAGCTTCGGGATCAGTTCCCTTGTTTTGTCCAATAAG CTCATCATTGGTTGGTTCTACCTGCTGGGGGAGGAGTTTGGATGTAGCAAACACCTGAGAGTCACATCAGAGCGAAACAGACCAATGAGATGCTTAAAggagaacaaacaaacagagaagg CAGACCTCAGGAGGACTCCGGACTCTGCTCCAGATACCATCATAAACCATGTCACCACGTCCACCACTGCTGGACTGAAAGACCTGAAAGACTGCAGCCTTACCAGCAGTCCCTCCCCGAGCTTTGACCCACCTAACACTAACCAGTGccaagagaggagagacagcAGCAGCCATCAGCGACTACTG gtGAGCATCATTCGGGGACAAGATGGTTTTGGCTTTACCATCTCCTCTGACTGTCCAGTGCGAGTCCAGGCTGTCGACCCTG GAGGTCCAGCTCATCAATCTGGACTCCATCAAGGAGACTCGATCCTGCAGCTAAATGGACTTCCTGTAGAAACCTGGAAGTGTGTAGACCTTGCCCATGCTATCAG GAGTTGCTCGGCTCAGATTGTGTTAGTTGTGTGGAGAAGTTTACCTGAGCTTAGGTCAGGATGTGAAGGTTTACTCCGTCCACCAGTACACAACAAT ATAACAGGCAGAAAGTTGCTGCGTCACCCCACCCACAGTAAACATGGCCACCAACGGGGTCAGGGGTTGAGAGTTCGGTCTAGTTTGGGGGTCCTGGGTTCTCTGTGGAGGGACAGGAAGGAGGACCAGGAAGtcgaggaggaagaggaggaagaccaCGAGGTGACAGAGTATTCCCCGCACACCACCACACTAAAGGGCACCCGTGTGACATCATCAAATGGAGACAACTACATTATCCTGTCACCAGTTAATCCAGGAGAACAG ctCCTCCAACCAGTTTATCATGATAGGACCGGGACAATCG CAGGCCAGCTGTTCCAGACTCACACCAGCAGAAGACAGAACCCACTCCATGACCCCCAACCTGGATTGTCAGAACGACCATTCGCCAGCATCACATCCACCCTGCCCCCGCCCACCTCCTCCACTATATCTTCTTCAGCACTACCCAGTAGCTGCAGCACCTATCAAAACTGCACCATCATTCAATCACATCTCCCCTGCACTACCCTCGGAACTTACATCAGCCTGGCACCAAAGACCGTCATCTTCCCTGTCTTTGTCCAG CCTCTGGATCTTTGCAGCCCCGACAGAACCCTGCTGATGTCAGAGGAAATGATTCTACACCAGGCCGACCTGCTGCCTGCCAAG GTTACAGTGTTGATCTACAATGACCTGCTGCTATTAACAAGAGAGGATGAAGCTAATCGCTGCAACGTCCTACAGAGTCCTGTGTACCTGAACACACTGCAGCTCAGAGAGG tgtcatCTGAGCCGCTCCACATTTACTTCCTACAAAACTCTCAGACATGTTGCCGTCGTCTCTTCAGTCTTGAGTGTTTTAGCATTGAGCAGAAAGTCCGAGTCACTCtctgtctccatgacaacatCCAGCTACAAATGGTCACCACAGACCCGGCACCATGCCATCAG CTCCCAGACCTCCCCTCTGATTTTGGCCTCCTCTCTCTTGGTCAGTCCAACCACCTCCTCCGCCCCTCCTCTCCCTACTCCGCCCTTTGTGACACTCTTAAAGCTCCCTCCCCTACTCTTTATTTCCCCAGCTCTCACTTCTCcaccacccctcctcctcccccgttctcctctttctcttcataCACTTCCTCCTCACCTGTCCCCAGGGTCATTAACACTTTACCTCACCGCCTCCTATCTGCTCCTATCTCATCCTCCTCCACCCTTGGGAGTCCATTTtggaaggagagaggaagagcagaagAGGAGGACAGGCAGAAGaggaggcaggaggaggaggtggaggaacGGCAGCAAGGCGAAGGGGAGAGTGCCTCAGAAACATCAGAGAATGTGGGAAGTGTAGGGAGGCAAGACTACCTGCTCAGGCCACACTGCTTCAACAtgaaggagggggagggggaggagagtgTTGAAGATGAGAAGGATGAGGAAGGTGCACCAGAGAAGTTGACGTCTTCTTTTAGACCTGCAG TCTTGCGTCGCTCGTTGTCTGAGGGTTCTTTGCTGCAGGAACCCCGATCACCTCGCTTCCTGTCTGACAGCACTATTCATCGACTTACCCGccctgtgacctttgaccttgacCCTGAATTGGAACAAGATCTCCGGCCTCCCTCGCCCCACACCCTAAGGAAACAGTTGACCAGAGAGGGGGGGTCTCTTTACCACATGTTGTTGCTGCTCAATGGCAACAAG GAACCAGAATCCAAAAACTTTGAACTGAGGAAGAAGACCAAAAGTCT AGCTGCAGATGTTAGGAGTCGCCTGTTGTTTCTACGAAGACGTAGAAACAGTTCCTGGTTCAGTAGCAACAGTTTGGAGAAGGCTCTACGAAACAACAG accATCTGCAGGGGAGGTGTTAAGCTGGGCAGAGGGACTGGAGACTCTGTTGACGAATCAGT CCTTCCTGCTGTCCTTTTATTGGTCAGATGGTCTGGCAGTCTTCCGTCACTTCCTGAGGTCAGAGTTCAGTGAAGAGAACCTAGACTTTTGGTTGGCTGTGGAGAGGTTCAAGAAGACACGCCCCCTTAGCAAAATGGCCACCAGAGCTGAAAAAATCTATGCTGAGTTTATTTCCACCTCTGCAGTGAGACAG GTCAATGTGGACTCATCTGTCAGAGAGTCAACCAGTCGGGCCCTCCGTCTTGGCATTCATCCCGCCTCCTTCCAGCTGGCCCAGAATCAGATTTTCGGATTGATGGAGTCCGACAGCTACCCACGATTCTTGCGGTCCCATCTGTATGCCCAGCTGGCAAATCAGCGCACAGCCATGGTGTTGGCCAGTCAAGATGCAGCTAGGTCTGTCACCCAATCATGA